The following are encoded together in the Blastocatellia bacterium genome:
- a CDS encoding HYR domain-containing protein, with the protein MPALEGEKAIAHLKQQGLYASLAEAMGAARYSINLVEQPGQLGLERGSFYANNPAQSYRALFTRDDVRLVSQAESQAWQAAMRLASYGYGDRLKAVGKAELKAMATRIEYQRKDELGAAIVEWYENRAEGLEQGFTIAAAPMEKHAGERLVVGLELSGDLKARANETGQSLTLEKQDGAGLLSYDRLVATDATGRVLEARMSVDGSRVRLEVDDAQAKYPVTIDPIFLQQQKLIASDAAIFDSFGGSVAISGETLVVGSPNHDTAGGANAGAAYVFVRTGTTWSEQQRLTASDGAAEDRFGAPVAISGETLIIGAPLNTNVRGLFAGAAYIFVKTISCLSIACPGNITQGTDSDKCGAVVSYALPNNNPDCGTITCTPAPGSVFPVGTTTVTCVSSEGPTCSFTVTIKDDDAPLIICPANLTAVAPSQCPDATSTVVNFPPPTATDNCAGVTTTCTPPSGSMFSVGTTSVSCTAMDAAGNMASCGFAVTVWSGCLQDESSPANVVLFNSQTGDYQFCCNGVVIATGTGTATVRGCTVSISHTKQNRKVQLTADLAVKRGTATVIIANQTTCQIIDKNTANNNCLCPAPTTKR; encoded by the coding sequence ATGCCTGCCCTTGAAGGTGAAAAAGCGATAGCGCATCTCAAGCAGCAAGGGCTTTATGCTTCGCTGGCTGAAGCGATGGGCGCGGCGCGGTATTCGATCAATCTGGTCGAGCAACCGGGACAACTCGGCCTTGAGCGCGGCTCGTTCTACGCCAACAATCCGGCGCAGAGTTACCGCGCGTTGTTCACCCGCGACGACGTGCGGCTTGTGTCTCAAGCTGAAAGCCAGGCGTGGCAGGCGGCGATGCGGCTGGCGAGCTACGGTTATGGAGACAGATTGAAGGCCGTCGGCAAAGCGGAGTTGAAAGCGATGGCTACGCGGATTGAATACCAGCGCAAAGACGAATTAGGCGCGGCGATTGTCGAATGGTACGAGAACCGGGCCGAAGGCTTGGAGCAAGGCTTTACGATAGCCGCCGCGCCGATGGAGAAACACGCAGGCGAGCGGCTGGTTGTCGGACTTGAGCTTTCAGGCGACTTGAAGGCGAGGGCGAATGAAACGGGACAATCCCTGACGCTAGAAAAGCAAGACGGCGCGGGCTTGCTGAGTTATGACAGGCTCGTTGCGACGGATGCAACGGGCCGAGTGCTTGAGGCGCGGATGAGCGTTGATGGCAGCAGAGTGCGGCTTGAAGTGGACGACGCGCAGGCAAAGTATCCGGTGACGATAGATCCGATCTTCTTACAGCAACAGAAACTCATCGCCAGCGACGCGGCGATTTTTGATAGTTTCGGCGGTTCGGTCGCCATCAGCGGCGAGACGTTGGTGGTGGGCTCTCCGAACCATGACACCGCGGGCGGCGCCAACGCAGGCGCGGCTTACGTCTTCGTTAGGACGGGAACCACCTGGAGCGAGCAACAGAGGCTGACCGCCAGCGATGGCGCAGCCGAGGATCGTTTCGGCGCTCCAGTCGCAATCAGTGGAGAGACCCTCATCATTGGCGCTCCGCTTAATACTAACGTGAGGGGCTTGTTCGCGGGCGCGGCTTACATCTTCGTCAAGACCATCAGCTGTCTGAGCATCGCCTGCCCCGGCAACATCACGCAGGGCACTGACTCCGACAAGTGTGGCGCGGTCGTCAGCTACGCCTTGCCGAATAACAATCCCGACTGCGGGACGATCACCTGCACGCCGGCGCCCGGCTCGGTCTTCCCTGTCGGCACAACGACGGTGACCTGCGTCAGCTCGGAAGGGCCGACCTGTTCGTTCACCGTCACGATCAAAGACGATGACGCGCCGCTGATTATCTGCCCGGCCAATCTCACCGCCGTTGCGCCATCGCAATGCCCAGACGCGACTAGCACCGTAGTCAATTTCCCGCCGCCCACGGCAACCGATAACTGCGCGGGGGTGACGACGACTTGCACGCCGCCTTCAGGTTCTATGTTCTCCGTCGGCACGACCAGCGTGAGCTGTACGGCGATGGATGCCGCAGGCAACATGGCGAGTTGCGGGTTTGCGGTGACGGTCTGGAGCGGATGTTTGCAGGACGAATCGAGCCCCGCCAATGTCGTGCTGTTCAACTCGCAGACGGGAGATTATCAATTCTGCTGTAACGGCGTGGTGATTGCGACGGGAACCGGCACGGCGACGGTGCGCGGTTGCACGGTGTCGATCTCGCACACGAAGCAGAACCGGAAGGTGCAGTTGACGGCGGATTTAGCGGTGAAACGCGGAACGGCAACCGTGATTATAGCCAATCAGACGACGTGCCAAATTATCGATAAGAATACGGCGAACAACAACTGCCTATGTCCAGCGCCAACGACTAAGCGTTGA